The genomic window CAGGTGCGACTTCTAGTTTCTTACCAGCGCTCACCTTTGCGATCTCTGCCAGGTCATCTTCCACTACGGATGCTGATTGACCGATCTCGGCCGGCTTCGTCCCCTTGTTAAGGGGGCTCGGGCCCAGTTCATTTATGGTGTTGATCATCTCCTTGACGACCTCCGCCCACTTGGCCCCTTCGGATGCTGATACGAAAGTCATCCTCACCCTGCGGTCATCTAAACCGAGAGACTTGAGGACTCTCTTCAGATAGAACATCCTCTTTGCTGCCTTATAATTCCCTTCGAGGTAGTGGCAGTCACCAAAGTGACATCCGGATACAATCACGCCATCAGCACCATCCATGAACGCCCTCATGATGAGGAGCAGGTCGACACGACCCGTACACATCGTTCGGACTATACGGATATCTGACGGATACTGAATACGAGCGGTCCCAGCAAGATCTGCTCCCGCATAGGAGCACCAGTTGCAGACGATCCCGAGGATCTTAGGTTTCCATTCTTCGTTTGTCATTATATCTCACCCCCACCAAGGAGGAATGCATCTATCTGTGCAATTAACTGAGGTGTTGTAAAGTGCTGCATATAGATCGCGCCGCCCGGACAGAATCCGCCGCAGGTGCCGCAGCCCTTACACTTTGCATCGTTTATCCTGGCTTTTTTCTTGCCTTCGCTTACATCGACCATTTCAATTGCCTTGTACGGGCAGAGTCCCTCGCATACTCCGCAGCCAGCGCAGAGTGTTTCATTAATTTTGCCTGCGATAGGCTCGAGCATGACCTTGCCCTGGTTGATAGGTACTGCCGCAGCTGCAGCCGCACCTGCTGCCT from Methanooceanicella nereidis includes these protein-coding regions:
- a CDS encoding hydrogenase iron-sulfur subunit gives rise to the protein MTNEEWKPKILGIVCNWCSYAGADLAGTARIQYPSDIRIVRTMCTGRVDLLLIMRAFMDGADGVIVSGCHFGDCHYLEGNYKAAKRMFYLKRVLKSLGLDDRRVRMTFVSASEGAKWAEVVKEMINTINELGPSPLNKGTKPAEIGQSASVVEDDLAEIAKVSAGKKLEVAPVIKN
- a CDS encoding 4Fe-4S binding protein, with protein sequence RGRVSYIEENPVNKNLIVHAEDTLLGVPIELELEMVILASAIVPKKSTEFLRNKLTISKSADQFLLEAHPKLNPFSTSNEGIYLAGCCQGPKDIPDTVAQAAGAAAAAAVPINQGKVMLEPIAGKINETLCAGCGVCEGLCPYKAIEMVDVSEGKKKARINDAKCKGCGTCGGFCPGGAIYMQHFTTPQLIAQIDAFLLGGGEI